TTTTCTCACTGAATGACTTGAcctatgtatatactgtacatcctgAGTGACAAGCTCAGAAGTCATACTTCACTtacggtgcccatccactagtcagtttgacgcaagccgtaccaacgcattcaattcattttcaatgaaatgcggcatatcgtcgttaccggactcgcaatgcatgttgggattccggcacggcgagcgtggctccggtggcacgtcaaaaagttgagctctcctgaaagttatgcaaattagcagcggctgacggactgcgttacccaatgactgttgattacatgaagatgtcccatgatacctgtggtcatcacgaaggtgcatttccctcggtaaaagtagattttttacatctgtcgaactttaggatgtacaaaatatagactacaagcatgtatgttgcatgtgcttatgatgcctgggttcaaatgattatgttcgatttcgaccataagcataacaacacgaggccaagctgtgtgtgaaaaaacacatgtgccgagttcggtaagagcattttgaactgtaatttaggggcagttggtttgctatatggataaaaacggctagaaatgtagattgatatacttcctgtatataactcccgggccacgcgagctgtagtagcagtgcgtcgacactgggacatccagtacgtcgagctgcgataacgtaacgctataatggatctccgGCCTTACCAGTATCCTTTCAAATGAGGAGGCAGGTGGGTGGAAGACAGTGTTgtgaacagagagagcgagagagacagagacaaacagacatgaGAGAAGATATTGAAAAATTAATGCAAACATCACTAGTCCACAAAGTACAACGCAGGGGCGGGGCTATACACAGGGCAAGCAGGgtatttgccccggggccctcctgtattggatgtgggggccctattgtgacacaTGGCAGGgcatatgggggccctatcagtgtcttgccctgaggCCCTATATGTAACTGTTCTGCCACTGGTATAGCGGTTAAGCAGTTCAGCTGCAGATCACTGACAGGAGGCATGGCTGGCCTAGAGTTTGTGACACGCTTCTTTATGGGACATTGACATTCCCTTTGAGTCACCATGGGAGCCGAGCCATATCAATGCATAATAATGACACAGTGAAATACGACAGCATCTGAAAGTCAGTTGCTGAGGAGCTTGCTTGTCGGACGGGAGTGATAGGAAAGGGTTAAGCACTTTAGTCAATTATTGGAACGATAAATCCATTCAGCCAGTTGCAGGCATTAAAGCCATTAAGCTTATGAATTCTCGTTGGCTTTCTTGGCTCCTCTCTCCCACCATTAATACAGCTCAaggcactccctccctcctctctctcccagctcctcTCTGTGTAGAGAATAAACCTAATGCCACTGGAACATCAACAGAGCCACACCACCACATCTTCAAAGTTAAGAGAGATTAGACATATGCAAAAACGACACGGTTTAGCACTCTTCCACTTAAAGCCCAGCACAGCAGTGTTTCAGTAACAGTTGCTATTTCATAGTTTACAGTAGGCTAGTGTCTAACTTGGCCTCAGATAAggatttattgtaggcctatgaggACTATTCATGGGGATTTATATTGTGGCGCCATCTAGTGACAAAAGTGTAATTCGAAGGGCTGCTTGGTGCACACACtgacataattattattatttattatattattagtttCCTGGAAGTCATGCCATTTCCCATTCAGATTTTCCTGAGATTTGAAGACAACCATttgtgacaacaacaaaaaaaatgctcttctaacaaatgtaggcctacagctgtatGACCTGATTTTGAATCTGAATCACATTTTTATTGAGCATTTCACACTATTTTGTGAAATGTTTAGTTGCTATACCATTTCTAGGCTGTGATATTTACATATTTTGATAAACAGCACTAGGCTACATTAGTCGGCGCTGAGTGTCAGGTAGGGCCTAGCTTTTTCAttcaccaaaacaaaaacatgacattgTCAACATAAAACTCTGGTTAACAAAGAGCATGAACTGAAATTCAAATAGTTATTTTTTTGTGAATGgcaagtagcctactttttgggCCAAGTTGGTGTAAGGTCTAGCTGACAAATAGATAATACataaaatactgtaggcctagctTAGGCCTAAACTTGTGATTGACAGATGTTAACTTACTGAACATGGTAGGCtactaggcgagtacatctatgcaaaaaaaagacctaaccccaaaaaaattgatacaaaaggtttttcaactgatttcgttacctctaagtgtccttaataacatactaaaaatctaggaaaatctggcttcaggaaaggtgtcattttcaagatcaaagttttttaaaataaaggttactacatgataattacattggcaagaactaacatgttttcaggatctgtttgtttggagtgctgtttgggtggataaagacactactgctatgataatatccatgtgctgtttgtcagggcacatcatcagtgatgaatcatggtgtcactaggtattttgggtctttcagcagctgaactgaatagacaggagccactacatgtgtaagtagagggcaaggtgaaacggttggtactggagacagacaatgtcctgaaaggacatagggctttagcatggctttcgggtaagccagagtagggcctgttgtagcttcataggcaagggtcagggccttgtattcaattagggcatgaaaaagaggacatgactgggaaacagaggcaatgtggtcagagaatgatagatggtcatcaacaatgacacctagatttcttgtggccttatttgaggcaacagtagcagaatccatattgagctcgatatcatggcaacctaaatctttggctgggatcaccagcagtgcatttgggcgaggctcaactgaaggttgcattccttcatacttgtggatagttcagagaggcaagcggaaatgtgtgtgaccgtggagtcccagcaccagcccttaggacacctctgtggagaggctatgatttgaggacagctgaccttgcccttgatacatgctaagaatgataccaccagactcaaagaatgtctggaagaacttgagacacataaaactcaattatttatctaagagagatgttaaataatcatgttttgaaaaaaatgctagctagtgtgtctgcacaaagatttttagatttactacaaaacaaaaagagatgtccataatctcttctggagatatcttctggcttactagaaacaaaataaaagagtaattttgagcttggctttttcagattttgaggttttgcattttgaaatttaatgcacattagatatagtccaattaccacattaaaacataacatttcagaaaaaaacttgcaatacattttttccagggctctaaattaactttttccaccaccagccaatttggctagtggacattttttcttaccagccaaacagaagttcaactagccattttttttatctcgccaaaataaactatgcattaggctagttattttttttctaattaaatggtaattttgtccaactgtttctacaacacagatacactataggcctgcataggctactatatgcctacataataattaagcatattataggcctaggctatatattttttcattattttttaacttctgctttattttttactttcattacttaggcctaattaatttgattagtttttgttcaattcctctgaaaacagctgaatcacatcgcacaagccactcacataacagacctttaacatacagtaaccaagcacacagccaaacactacaaaacctcacatacgcacaccccaaggaaggagaagagatgagaggaaaatgagaggagagaggaggagctcttctctaccatgcgcaacaaaatgacaagaagcctagtttaattaaaagtaaataatatctcgggaatcttcgcttcctttgttacttccacagcttcgtcgttggttgctttttttctttccgatggcgtgggctttccaacttagttacgccacgactctgaacatttcagaagacaactgaactgacagctacggtcacactactctgacagtcggctctcctcctctgccctggtcgctatttcgttccacaaccactcatttttaacgtcactatttacaattactactaggcctagcattcaccaacacacagaaccttgctctaacccctgccacattctcatcactcgcacaaaacatagtctacacaacagaagtagcgctatgcataatctgcgtaagtcctgttattgaaacggtcagggtttcgctgcttcaaaatgcagcctgttacagcaaggttcatatagtaataatagcagtagtgacgttaaaagggttgtagcgaaagcgacgagagcataggaggagagctgcctgtcagaatagtgtgagcgcagcttagctgacagaaggctggtcgtctgaaatgttttcaatcctggcgcgcgcaacagcatggagttgacgctcgatgcactggaaagcccacggtgggaggctacgtcgtgacgctagtgtccatgggtaatgtaggaaatctcgccctataacgttcgtcagagcagcggtttaccgttcataagttactgtactcgggcgctactagccaaattggcgggtaggtatttttttctactagccaaaatgaattttcacccgtgtttggcgtgttggcgtgtgttaatttagagccctgattttttctcacaaatatgtgagtaatcaccggattaagtttcatggtgatatcggcaagctacattttttggcctattcacctggagtgtctcttgacccttataataagcctatggcagccatgttgaaaaaactcatttcccaaagtcagattttactagattttagtatgtcatttagcaggtccaatagtaatataatccataaaaaaccttttgtatcaatttgtttggggttaaaccctaaatgtactcgcctatactGATCATGACCATCTGAGGGAAAAAATGCTAACGCATGTATGAAAGTGTATACACTACCTTAAATCCATCTCCATCTTGTCCATCTCATCATGGAACTGGTCAGAAATCTTCTAAACTTCTAGTTTCTGAAAAAGATTATTCTACACTTCGAAGTATCCACTTGGCATCAGCACGCTCTCTGTCAAGCATTAGCCTTTGTGTACTCTCAATGGCCCTGAATGAAAACACGTTCTGAACAAGCTTTGAACATACACGCGCACAATTTACACAAGCACAGTAACACCGATTCCATGTCGAAAAAGATTAGTGTCCACTTCGCATAATTCTGAAAGATCATGCTGCGTGGATAGTTTGCCCAAAACGCATAAAAGCTGTGATTAAAATTCAAGGTTACCCCACAAactattgatttctgaactctctGAAAATGTGTAAAACATTACCATTGTGTTGTTGTTTACAGTGAAAATCTTGCTTTCTTTGCATTGTTTGAGGTCGACTTTTTTTTAGGCCTAATCATTGTGTTATTTTGGCCATTTCGTCATTTTCAATCAGTATCCTAAATGacacctatatatatatatacatgaaaATTATTTAACAGTTTGGAGGAAATATCAGTAATTAGTAGAACGAAACAAAAATGTTGGTTTTACTCTTACTCAGAAATCTATAGCACCTATTCATACAGttgagagagaaaaacaacagcatgttgatGGTACCTAGTTTTTCTTTTAatttcacatttacacacaaacatttcCCTGATTCATCAGCTTTATTAACCGATGGGGTTCCACTTCATCTGCATTACAAAattgagaagaaaaaaatgcaacaTTCAGAGTACAGACAAATACAGTTTGGTATTGCCAAACACTAAACTCATCCATCAGTAAATGCACTTTGAAAAGTTAGACTCCCCATGAACAAAGAGCAGCAGAAAAGAATGCAGGAGTCAATGCTCTATGCCATGTATGAAGAGTTGGTTACAGTAACTCATTAGTGCCTGCTGCGCAGAAGTGGTTTTGTTAACAGGAATAAAAGATAAACAATATTACTTCTGCTTCAGCGTCCGTTCTTGCTCttaattttatttaaaaatatttaacCACTTGAGATGGATTTTTACAATGGTCCAATCCACCCAATATTGTATCAGTGTCAGTgttcatgtaacacacacacacagacaaaaaggccCAAACACCACAATCCTGGGGTGTATACTACAAAGGTGATTGTAACCCAGAGGTAGCAGTACTAACAGTAAGTAGGAGTGTTACAGTGAGCTTGCTTGAAATGTCTGTAATGGCATGGTGACATTAGCAATATTGTCCAAAATCATCACCACTGCAAGACCACCATGGATGTTGAACTTAATATGCGTTCACGATACATTGCTTTATGCAAGATACTCAGCCAGGCAGGCACTTCTAACAAGCCCATTGTCCTAATTAAACACAAACCAAAAAAGTGATCATGTCTGCAACTGCTgcctctgagtgcatttctcgaaagcgtcgttGCTAACCAAGTTGGCAACTTAGTgacagtgcaatttcccattggcaacttactaagtagctaactggttagcaacgatgctttcgagaaacgcggTCCAGGTTTGTTAGATGGGAGTGCATGTCCACCACTCCACTGAGGTTCTAGGGCTGCATACGAATGGCGCCATCAAGTCGTATGACCTCCCCGTTAAGCATGGGGTTCTCGGCGATCGACGTCACCAAGTGTGCAAATTCTGCGGGGTCTCCCAGGCGGGAGGGAAAGGGCACTTGACGAGCCAGGAAGTTTTGCACCTTCTCTGGTAAACCAGCCAGCAGCGGCGTGGCAAACAGACCTGCGGGCAAGGATTTGACAAGTCACTTcaacagaacacacagacacagtataaTTCCTCATCCAATGCAAAAAATTTACTACATTATACAGGTGCATATTCCATTCTAAGCCAGAAAAGAGAAGAACATTTTAAATAACTCAAAACAAGAGGCACAGAGAACTGATCAAACACATAATCACAACAAAAAGGCCATGGTGATCCAGCCCAACTGTGAAGGTGCAACTTACGGTATATTATACAGCAAGGCGGAGTCAGTGAACTTATTCATGGGTTCAACATTTTTGTTGGCtgtgcgacactagctgcgcataactcaacctctgattgttggaaaccgttaaaaaaaaaaaaaaagctcacgtggttggctgccagcgtcttgctcctcctcacaacattgtgtttataaagacGGTGAACCCATCTTTATTGCATGATAAGCATCACATGGATCAAGATTGTGTTTtgatctacctctctctaccccacACACAGAGTTAATTCAGCAGTCGAACTCACCTGGAGCAATGGTGAGGACCCGGATGCCCATGGGAGCGAGGTCACGTGCGATGGGTAGGGTCATGCCCACGATGCCACCTTTAGATGCAGAATAGGCTGCCTGGCCCACCTGTGAATGTCACGTTCAACAGGTAAAAGAACATTAGATTAAGATAGATTtaggatatttgttttcacatcagacggGTTAATTCCATCAGGATCAGCATTAGGGTAGAGAGTAGAGTAATATTCATTAATCCCgatggaaatgaaggtgtccagtagcatacaaacataaggtgtccagtagcatacaaacataaatacagtaaaaagggcattacacacaacattgcacatattgtTTATTccccctacatactgtatattcacagaTCTCAGAtctctctctttgacacacacacacacacatacagctgtgGTTGTGATGAGAAGAACAACAGTGGTTCATCACATGTGCCATAGCTGAGTGGTAGTCAGATCTTTTGTGATTTTACATCATATACacataaccgcagaaatacaccagcggcgatctgagcgagtcgagcgacggaagtaattgactttgcattgagtcgagagacaaaagcgattctggagactagagcgatttgcgcgacgagcgcgacaatttgaagttgaaatcttttcaactttctatgacgcggttcggcgacaagccgcgacagccaatgactgtatagaggtcagtgaccacagccaatgggaatgcttgaatgctttgccttctgcctgtacggacatactcttgtctcctcaatcgctcgtatcgcttgctgctgcactctgtcgcttgaatcgcagcgccgctggtgtatctctgcggtaatgcaTACAATATGCATACAAGAATGGGATGACGGCATTAATGAATCACCCATCAAAATGTATGAAGATTCTCAtttatccaggtcatgttatccaaagaaTTTAGTTGTTAGCAACCAAGGGCAACTTCTTTGAGCTTGAAAGCTTCCCGCTACAGTACATTAACCACTACTGACCATGAccacgtttctcgaaagcatctttgctaaccagttagcaacttactaggtttccaatgggaaattgcattgcacaaccaagtaagttgctaacttagttagcaacaatgttgttgagaaacgcactccaTGCCAAAACCTCTTCCAAGCTGAAAGATGCCGCAAAGTTGTTTACAACGGCAGTTTTCAGACATTGCCGATCAATCAGCAGATTTGAAGCATTTTATCACCAAGATGGTGGACAGAATTCAAGAGAAAAGAAGGGTACCTGTCCATCAAAAGCAGCAACACTGGCAGTGTTGATTACGCAGCCCCTGTGTCCATCTGCGCTTGGTTCATTTTTGCCCATTTCACCGGCAGCCAGACGGATAACATTGAAAGTGCCAGCGATGTTCACCTAACACAAGACAGATTCTGTGATGTACAACACACCATCACCAAAGTTTGAAGAAGCAGTGgtaactagggatgttaaccggtaaccgtttaaccgatagtcgactggatcaactttaaccggttaaaatgttctgccaccggttaaccggttttaataataataataattataataataatttcctcccaaaaaacgataattttgaggttttagaacgataattcagcattttccatctggcaacagtggctggacatggcaggtcctgtctgcgcagcaaaaaaaagccTTATGTGGAAAATAACCTTtttaaaaatcagtgctgtgcatatcaagCACGCAAacattgtataatttaagattaccggttaaccaccggttaatgagtctcagtagccggttaagagttttttcaattttcgccatccctagtggtAACAGTGTAAAAAATACTCTTTAGAAGTCACAAATAGTAACTAACACAATCTCATGAACAGTTCAAAAATaaggaagtctctctctctctcttattattattatcaggggTTCTCAATGGGGGTTCTCCAGCCCTTAAGGAggtgttagggagcccttggggggtgttgagaaggagacagctgagaggagggAAGCTCAACTGCAAATGGGGAgaatgagtgcgttacaatatgcgaccttgcctcctccacttgtgcttgtggcctcgtcccgcctcctggcccctcatccgtggagaaaacgatgaagtttcccagctgtcagcctagccacaacaacttttgagggactgtttttcattcatcatcccaattgcaaatgagaaaaagacttaacaattgagctttttcaagagattgaaatataatgctgttgtcagtgatgtcatcatgacatattacttcctggtacgaggaaacaaggtcgcatattgtaacgcactccaatAGTCCATttcaaggggggcgttgacaggcttctgagagagagttgggaggcttatgatgaggtcaagggggtgtttgagaaccactgttctacagaAACTacaaccacagtgggtttacatacagtgttgaatctcgccctcaaacccgtgcctgcagttcacctagggagcgctgtcgagacagcagaggtcataaggctggcgctaataactgacaattgtgctcgctgtctgctgaaacttgacaatattactgtaagttctgtgaaaccaatgtggatttcaattaaatgtacaataacatgggagttatgtccttctgatttcctacagctttggcatttatgagtcaggctccgctagcatcttgctaacaaaattgctttacggccgtcgtgatcacagcaatgcagctggccgaccaatccaaacgcagtgtgtgaagccactcgtgacgtcatattgacaataaagacgtattttacaaagatccagcaagtttaaacattcaaactaactgctgtttgaaaggataatctatcctgccttttggaaaaataaaatgaaacgatgataccaattctctcccaaagcaatggcagcatcgtggttgagctccatgggaccacattcatttcaacagcctctgcgctccttggcgctcctctgcgctgtctggatggcgccacttagtggacagtaccacccggaaaaagtagcgagattgctctctcgtactacccataaacactctctgctaCAACTGAAACACTTGGTAGAGGGTCTATGTGTTTAGCGGCTAGTACTCACAGTGATGACGCGCTGGAAGTCCTCCAGGCTATGAGGAAGGTCCTTTTTGAAATTGTAGGTCTTCACAGCAACCGCAATACCAGCACAGTTCACGGCCAAGTCCAGACGACCAAACTTCTCCCGTGCCAGAGACACAGCTGACCGCACGTCTGCCTCTGAGGTAACCTGCGATGTATATGGAGGCACAAGACAGAAAGCACAGGATGAGTaaacgaaagaaagaacaagagcccaactgggaaactccaactcccattgtcactgtgacacagcaccccacagcacacaagtgttcgctgcacacaacaaaattgcatgtatgcctcacccgtgcaagggggcagcccccaatggcaccccaagggagcagtgcagcgggacggtaccatgctcagggtatctcagacatggaggaggatgggggagagcacattGAGAGTACTGTGATGTTTTATTTCGACACCCAACTtgggacagtcatgggtaagcggtgagggcatcagccttgtagcccaaaggttgccggttcgactcccagtCCGCAACCCTGcctagggggagtaattaaccagtgctctccccattgacagtatatatatacCTACTATAGAAATGCATTGAGGGCACCACCAACAGGGTGATGTCGGCCCACATGGCAAAGCAAATGCACCATTCTGGCTTGTACAGCCTGGGGTAACAAGGATACATGACAACATACGGAAACAATAATCTCAACCTTTGTTCAATTAGACATTGACTCAAGCAAGGCTTTTCTACACCAATAAAAGCACATCAATGTCAGATAAATACCCAGGGAAAAAAACTAGAGGCTACTCCGCTCACAATATTGTTGACATTATTTTGTGATGTGGTTGGGATATAAACAGAATCAGTGACTCTTCAATTATGTCGGCTGTGATACAGGCCCTACTTGACTTCAAAACATGACGCTGCAAATATAGTAAATGTTTTGACAGACGGGCAGAATATCAGCCATAATCACTGGCTAAACCGTGTTACATACTTACATCAGCTGGGGCAAAGGCACAGCGGTCACCAAGGGTGGCTGCAAGGTTGTGGCCGTCTGAACTAGGCAGGTCCAAGATCACGGCGCAGGCACCTTGGCTCACCAGTCGTTCCACGGTTGCCCGACCCAAACCAGAGGCTCCTCCGGTCACCAGGCCGACCATGCCCTGTCAGACGCAAGCACCGTGCGCAACACAAACACTCAGTCAGGTATGTCCCACACACATTGTGCAAAGGAACTTTCTTGACATACACActacaacaaaatattgtttgtaTTCAGGAGACCCCCACGTGCTCAttctaacgtgtatgctttatcAAGATTGAAAGAAAGATGTTAACAATTTAACATACATTTGCCATGCACTCAGTGATCTTTAGTGTGGAGCAATTGCACCTATCGTTACATCAGAGGTAATCAAGTACATAGCAAGTAAGGCTAGTAACATTTGTGTTTCTGCAAAGTCTGCGGTATCGCCATGTCTTGTCTTGACTGAAGCGTGCATTACGTAAgtcgtaaacacacacaaaatgaatgaGCCCTTTCACCTCGAAGGCCT
This Engraulis encrasicolus isolate BLACKSEA-1 chromosome 10, IST_EnEncr_1.0, whole genome shotgun sequence DNA region includes the following protein-coding sequences:
- the hsd17b10 gene encoding 3-hydroxyacyl-CoA dehydrogenase type-2, which produces MANIRSVKGMVGLVTGGASGLGRATVERLVSQGACAVILDLPSSDGHNLAATLGDRCAFAPADVTSEADVRSAVSLAREKFGRLDLAVNCAGIAVAVKTYNFKKDLPHSLEDFQRVITVNIAGTFNVIRLAAGEMGKNEPSADGHRGCVINTASVAAFDGQVGQAAYSASKGGIVGMTLPIARDLAPMGIRVLTIAPGLFATPLLAGLPEKVQNFLARQVPFPSRLGDPAEFAHLVTSIAENPMLNGEVIRLDGAIRMQP